Proteins encoded together in one Peribacillus asahii window:
- the prpE gene encoding bis(5'-nucleosyl)-tetraphosphatase PrpE, giving the protein MKIDIIGDIHGCFTELQQLTKELGYSWESGVPIHPDGRILGFVGDLTDRGPDSLKVIDVIHQLVVVQQAALYAPGNHCNKLYRYFLGNKVTISHGLETTVAEYEALSTREQKKIRKKFMDLYEHAPLYQVIDGGKLVIAHAGIRKDYIGQTHHKVKTFVLYGDISGAKHPDGSPVRRDWAKQYNGDAWIIYGHTPVPEPRQVNHTYNIDTGCVFGGKLTALRYPEFQLFSVPSTMPYVPEKFRTSFD; this is encoded by the coding sequence ATGAAAATTGATATAATTGGTGACATTCATGGCTGTTTTACAGAACTTCAACAATTAACGAAAGAATTAGGGTATTCTTGGGAAAGTGGTGTACCGATTCATCCGGATGGTCGAATTCTAGGGTTTGTCGGTGATTTAACAGACCGAGGCCCCGATTCGCTAAAAGTAATTGACGTTATTCATCAGTTAGTCGTCGTTCAACAAGCAGCCTTATATGCTCCTGGAAATCATTGCAATAAACTATATCGATATTTCTTAGGAAATAAAGTAACCATTTCTCACGGCCTAGAAACGACCGTTGCAGAATATGAAGCTTTATCCACTCGGGAACAAAAAAAGATTCGCAAAAAGTTTATGGATTTATATGAACACGCTCCCCTCTATCAAGTGATTGATGGAGGAAAACTTGTCATTGCCCATGCAGGCATTCGTAAAGATTATATCGGACAGACTCATCATAAAGTAAAAACTTTTGTTCTTTACGGCGATATATCTGGAGCTAAGCATCCGGATGGCTCTCCTGTTAGACGGGACTGGGCAAAGCAGTATAACGGAGACGCATGGATTATCTATGGTCATACACCTGTTCCAGAACCTCGTCAAGTGAATCATACGTATAATATTGATACAGGATGTGTCTTTGGCGGTAAATTAACAGCCCTTCGCTATCCAGAGTTTCAGTTATTTTCCGTGCCATCCACCATGCCTTATGTACCGGAAAAATTCAGAACATCCTTTGATTGA
- the mgtE gene encoding magnesium transporter: protein MLVELEEKEATLINVGLLIEALKTENLDQFRAEFTELHPYDQAQFYTHISEELRAVLYRYVAPKEMAELFENIEIDEEDYEKFLAEMDPVYVADMLSHMYADDAADVLHELNEEQASNYLTMMDDDAAQEVQELLGYKEYTAGSLMTPEFISVEANDTVLFAMKTLKQEAPNAETIYYVFVTDTNKKLLGVLSLRTLIVAPDDAVIEDLMDDRVVSVLVTEDQEEVAHKMRDYNLLAVPVVDEKHHLLGIITVDDIIDVMDEEASDDYSKLAGVSDLDSVDKSPLSAAKKRLPWLIILLFLGMMTASLIGQFEEALSQKAILAVFIPLIGGMAGNTGTQALAVAVRGIATGDLIHESKWKLVMREAGTGLITGAICGVVVTGIVYVWQQDLLLGALVGASIFITLIVATLAGSLVPLFMHKMKIDPAVASGPFITTINDIISILIYFGLATTFMHYLL from the coding sequence ATGCTAGTGGAGTTAGAGGAGAAAGAAGCGACATTAATTAACGTAGGTTTATTAATAGAGGCTTTAAAAACGGAAAATCTCGATCAATTTCGAGCGGAGTTTACCGAGCTTCATCCATATGATCAAGCCCAGTTTTATACGCATATTTCTGAAGAATTACGTGCTGTTTTATATCGCTATGTTGCACCGAAGGAAATGGCCGAGTTATTTGAGAATATTGAGATTGATGAAGAAGATTATGAAAAGTTTTTAGCCGAGATGGATCCTGTCTATGTAGCGGATATGCTCTCGCATATGTATGCGGATGATGCGGCTGATGTTCTGCATGAGCTTAATGAAGAACAGGCTAGTAATTATTTAACGATGATGGACGATGATGCGGCTCAAGAGGTTCAAGAGCTGCTTGGTTACAAGGAGTATACAGCTGGTAGTTTGATGACACCAGAGTTTATCTCTGTTGAAGCGAATGATACCGTATTATTTGCGATGAAAACCTTAAAGCAGGAAGCTCCAAATGCAGAGACGATTTACTATGTATTTGTAACAGATACTAACAAGAAGTTACTAGGCGTACTATCTCTTCGTACCCTTATCGTTGCTCCTGATGATGCCGTAATTGAAGACTTAATGGATGATCGGGTTGTATCGGTTCTAGTAACAGAAGATCAGGAAGAAGTCGCTCATAAGATGCGAGATTATAATCTTCTTGCTGTTCCTGTTGTCGATGAAAAACATCATTTGCTCGGTATTATTACAGTCGATGATATTATTGATGTAATGGATGAAGAAGCATCGGATGATTATTCTAAATTAGCGGGTGTGAGCGATTTAGATAGTGTCGATAAAAGTCCGCTTTCTGCAGCGAAAAAAAGGCTGCCTTGGCTTATTATTTTGCTATTTCTCGGGATGATGACTGCAAGCTTAATCGGTCAGTTTGAAGAAGCGCTCAGTCAAAAAGCGATTTTAGCCGTGTTTATTCCGTTAATTGGTGGGATGGCAGGAAATACGGGTACACAAGCCTTGGCTGTTGCGGTTCGCGGGATTGCGACAGGTGATTTAATCCATGAAAGCAAGTGGAAACTAGTTATGCGTGAAGCAGGAACAGGGCTGATTACAGGTGCTATTTGTGGTGTGGTCGTAACGGGCATTGTCTATGTGTGGCAACAAGATTTGCTGCTTGGGGCATTAGTAGGGGCTTCTATTTTTATTACATTAATTGTCGCGACACTGGCAGGTTCGCTCGTTCCTTTATTCATGCATAAAATGAAGATTGATCCAGCCGTAGCCTCAGGGCCTTTTATTACGACGATTAATGATATTATTAGCATTTTAATTTACTTCGGACTAGCGACAACGTTTATGCATTATTTATTATAG
- the fabI gene encoding enoyl-ACP reductase FabI, whose amino-acid sequence MTFSLKGKTYIVMGVANKRSIAWGVARSLHNAGAQLIFTYGQERTEKSVRELAATLEGAEPLILQCDVTQDESIAHCFQTIKEQYGVIHGIAHSVAFANREELDGEFVDTSREGFLLAHNISSYSLTAVAKAAQDMMTEGGSIVTMTYLGGERVLPNYNIMGVAKASLEASVRYLASSLGKHNIRVNAISAGPIRTLSAKGIRDFNTILKKIEEEAPLRRTTTPEEVGDTALFLFSELSRGITGENIHVDSGYHILG is encoded by the coding sequence ATGACTTTTTCATTAAAAGGAAAAACATATATCGTAATGGGCGTTGCAAATAAGCGAAGCATTGCTTGGGGAGTGGCACGCTCTTTACATAATGCCGGTGCACAATTGATTTTTACTTATGGCCAAGAGCGTACAGAAAAAAGCGTGCGAGAATTAGCAGCAACTCTTGAAGGAGCAGAGCCTTTAATTTTACAATGTGATGTTACACAGGATGAAAGCATTGCTCATTGCTTCCAAACGATTAAAGAACAATATGGTGTCATTCACGGAATTGCGCACAGTGTAGCCTTTGCGAACAGAGAAGAACTTGATGGAGAGTTTGTTGATACAAGCCGTGAAGGGTTCTTGCTTGCCCATAATATTAGCTCTTATTCTTTAACAGCGGTTGCTAAGGCTGCTCAAGATATGATGACAGAAGGCGGAAGCATTGTTACGATGACCTACTTAGGCGGTGAGCGAGTGCTGCCGAATTATAATATCATGGGTGTTGCAAAAGCTTCTCTTGAAGCGAGCGTTCGCTATTTAGCTAGCTCTCTTGGTAAGCATAACATTCGTGTGAATGCAATTTCAGCTGGTCCAATTCGTACTTTATCAGCTAAAGGGATTCGCGACTTCAATACAATCCTGAAGAAAATTGAAGAAGAAGCACCGCTAAGAAGAACGACAACACCAGAAGAAGTAGGCGATACAGCGCTATTTTTATTTAGTGAATTATCACGTGGAATTACAGGCGAAAACATTCACGTTGATTCTGGTTATCATATTCTGGGGTAA
- a CDS encoding Ger(x)C family spore germination protein: protein MKKKKLCLLLIVCSLLLSGCWDANEPERLVYANGFGVDYKDGKVIVYVQIINLGSLAKAESGAGGSTSKADVGRAEGHTFEEAIFNLYHTSDRRMYLGHLSFVVFSEQAIKAGMLEHIADFLDRYRETRYRMYFFATKDSIKDIMLVSPIENIPLAFSRLSDPHDNYRQSSFIPPIDLRELIINFDEPPHQAQIPFLQISKKWTAQDGPKKELLIEKAAIISSNKLISILPKEIMNGARLTNEEFVRDSVYLSKRRNADVSVLVYDKKLKIKPVVDKDGKVRFDIKLKINANIQMLKEQETVNALKKEINQAMRAEVYRTYHFTRKQKIDIFRLSETLYRDDNKTWKKVQKNGLIPLEADTIKSLSINVQLKNSGKMELSPIIGEKKGR from the coding sequence ATGAAAAAAAAGAAACTATGTTTGCTTTTGATTGTATGTAGCTTATTGTTATCGGGCTGTTGGGATGCCAATGAACCAGAGCGGCTTGTCTATGCCAATGGATTTGGGGTGGATTATAAAGATGGAAAAGTGATTGTCTATGTACAAATCATCAATTTAGGCAGCCTTGCCAAAGCAGAAAGTGGTGCAGGCGGTTCAACGAGTAAAGCAGATGTTGGGAGAGCTGAAGGACATACATTTGAAGAAGCGATATTTAATTTATATCACACATCGGATCGTCGAATGTATTTAGGTCATCTTTCCTTTGTTGTTTTCTCTGAACAGGCCATAAAAGCAGGCATGCTTGAACATATAGCCGATTTTCTCGATCGTTATCGTGAAACCCGATATCGAATGTATTTCTTTGCAACAAAGGATTCGATTAAAGATATTATGTTAGTAAGTCCGATTGAAAATATTCCACTCGCATTTTCTAGGTTAAGTGACCCGCATGACAATTATCGTCAAAGCTCCTTTATCCCACCGATTGACTTAAGAGAGCTTATTATTAATTTTGATGAACCTCCTCATCAAGCGCAGATACCTTTTCTTCAAATTTCAAAAAAGTGGACCGCTCAAGATGGACCGAAAAAGGAGCTGCTCATTGAAAAGGCTGCCATCATCTCAAGTAATAAGTTAATAAGCATCTTACCTAAGGAGATTATGAACGGAGCAAGACTCACTAATGAAGAATTTGTTCGTGATAGTGTATACCTGTCTAAGAGAAGGAACGCCGACGTCTCTGTTCTTGTTTATGATAAAAAATTAAAAATCAAACCTGTAGTGGATAAAGACGGAAAGGTACGTTTTGATATAAAATTGAAAATTAACGCGAATATTCAAATGCTGAAAGAACAAGAAACAGTAAACGCATTGAAAAAAGAAATTAACCAAGCAATGCGTGCTGAAGTCTATAGAACCTATCATTTTACACGCAAACAAAAAATTGACATATTTAGGCTGTCTGAAACCCTTTATCGGGATGACAATAAAACATGGAAAAAGGTGCAGAAAAACGGACTTATTCCTTTAGAGGCAGATACAATTAAATCACTTTCCATAAACGTTCAATTGAAAAATTCCGGTAAAATGGAATTATCTCCAATAATCGGAGAGAAAAAAGGTCGATGA
- a CDS encoding spore germination protein: MYKIKKKQPLKLKEIKKKETEKTKETKKTNSSNFSITEEELRKTFEQTEDVFLNPNTYRPTAPIKITLIGCEGMVDSTLLNALVFERLNLFFDKHPTENLTKDMICESLYLPQLMEVKDKEMMFADIYSGRLLIFFHEYQFLYSINIAKRPQRNPEETATEVTVKGPRDNFIEDASVNIALIRKRLRTNSLHIKNFEVGKRTLTRVSVLYMDEIANMDMVASLIKEIKAIDVDGIYSGNQLMELIEKTSPFVPRHHYTGRPDFAVQCLLKGRIIIIIDGVAYANITPINILFLLKTSEDVEYANAFTSFERLIRLTGILMATLLPGFWVAITTFHQDQLPLILLATVVEARRGLPLPTALEAIIMLLLFELFKEAGMRMPSAIGTTLSVLGGLIIGDAAIRSGLTSPAMLVVIAGSSIATFTLVNQSLIGVISLFRLGCILLSSFFGLFGFLYALHFYITFIANIRILGTPFLDITANLNIKTIFKGLLRIPSKLDTTRARTFFSKDSTKQRNDGQQ; this comes from the coding sequence ATGTACAAGATCAAGAAAAAACAACCACTTAAACTGAAAGAAATAAAGAAAAAAGAAACCGAGAAAACTAAAGAGACAAAGAAAACAAATTCATCCAACTTTTCAATAACAGAAGAGGAGTTGCGAAAAACCTTTGAACAAACAGAAGATGTGTTTTTAAACCCTAACACCTATCGTCCTACAGCGCCGATTAAAATCACTTTAATTGGCTGTGAGGGAATGGTCGATAGCACATTATTAAATGCTTTAGTATTTGAACGTTTAAACTTATTTTTCGATAAACACCCAACAGAAAATTTAACAAAAGACATGATTTGTGAATCTCTTTACTTGCCACAGCTCATGGAAGTTAAAGATAAAGAAATGATGTTTGCTGATATTTATTCCGGTCGATTACTCATTTTCTTTCACGAGTATCAGTTTTTGTACTCCATAAATATCGCCAAGCGTCCACAACGAAACCCAGAAGAAACAGCAACAGAGGTAACCGTTAAAGGTCCTAGAGATAATTTTATTGAAGATGCATCGGTTAATATTGCGTTAATTAGAAAACGATTACGTACCAATTCATTACATATCAAAAATTTTGAAGTAGGGAAGCGGACTTTAACAAGAGTTTCCGTCCTCTATATGGATGAGATCGCGAATATGGATATGGTAGCTTCTCTTATAAAAGAAATTAAGGCAATCGATGTAGATGGAATTTATTCCGGCAATCAATTAATGGAATTGATTGAGAAAACGTCTCCTTTCGTGCCGCGTCATCATTACACAGGAAGACCTGACTTTGCTGTTCAATGTTTACTAAAAGGGCGAATCATAATCATTATTGATGGAGTCGCTTATGCAAATATTACACCGATTAACATCTTGTTTCTTCTTAAAACCAGTGAAGATGTAGAATATGCAAATGCGTTTACTTCTTTTGAAAGATTAATTCGTCTAACAGGGATTTTAATGGCTACTTTATTACCAGGTTTTTGGGTTGCCATTACAACGTTTCATCAAGACCAGCTTCCTTTAATTTTACTAGCAACAGTCGTTGAAGCAAGGCGCGGGCTCCCCTTGCCTACCGCATTAGAAGCGATTATTATGCTTCTGCTCTTTGAACTGTTTAAGGAAGCCGGAATGAGAATGCCTTCAGCGATTGGGACAACGCTAAGTGTTTTAGGAGGACTCATTATCGGGGATGCGGCCATTCGTTCAGGCTTAACAAGCCCTGCGATGCTTGTCGTCATTGCCGGATCTTCCATTGCCACCTTTACACTAGTTAATCAATCATTAATCGGAGTCATCAGCCTTTTCCGACTTGGCTGTATTCTATTATCATCTTTTTTCGGTTTATTTGGATTTCTCTATGCGCTCCATTTTTATATCACATTTATTGCCAATATCCGTATTCTTGGGACGCCATTTTTAGACATAACAGCGAACTTAAATATTAAAACGATTTTCAAAGGGCTGCTTCGAATACCTAGTAAACTTGACACAACAAGGGCTCGAACTTTTTTTTCAAAAGATTCAACTAAACAAAGGAATGATGGACAACAATGA
- a CDS encoding GerAB/ArcD/ProY family transporter, with translation MKRYDTISILQVSFLFMTAIGLKNHVTVIPHLVSAGKRDAWMSVVFSVLCILIWGFLLRYIYKATAPQNIFEWIGEQTNKKVGRVISILTSLFCIFLATISLKELVSWTAVTYLPFTPSFALITSLVVLCLFLALTSLQTIVMVNTLVLMAVIVFGFFVGFANLQHKDFTLLKPILEHGLEPVIHGMIFPLSGLVELIAFLFLQHKLHGKVTYKTFAINVFILAWLILGPLVGAIIEFGPLEAARQKYPAFEEWGLVSLGRFIEHVDFLSIYQWITGSFIRITFFLFLAIEVLALKDARKRKWVMLIYSVIIITGNLIPTNDIVLRHLIGRVFMPVTFYFLFALSILIGLFVFIKNRTKRRMNYVQDQEKTTT, from the coding sequence ATGAAAAGATATGATACCATTTCAATCCTCCAAGTTTCTTTTTTATTTATGACCGCTATTGGTTTAAAAAACCATGTGACCGTCATCCCCCATTTAGTAAGTGCAGGTAAAAGAGACGCTTGGATGTCTGTCGTATTCTCTGTCCTATGTATCCTTATTTGGGGATTTCTACTCAGATATATTTATAAAGCAACCGCACCACAGAACATTTTTGAGTGGATTGGAGAACAGACCAATAAAAAAGTTGGCAGGGTAATATCTATACTCACTAGCCTTTTCTGTATTTTCTTAGCTACTATATCTTTGAAAGAACTAGTTTCATGGACAGCTGTTACCTATCTCCCTTTTACACCTAGTTTTGCTCTCATCACTTCACTCGTTGTTCTATGTTTATTTCTCGCTTTGACGAGTTTACAAACAATCGTCATGGTGAATACGCTTGTTCTTATGGCTGTCATCGTCTTTGGTTTCTTTGTAGGCTTTGCAAACTTGCAACACAAAGATTTCACCCTTTTAAAACCTATTCTGGAACATGGGCTTGAACCCGTTATACACGGGATGATTTTTCCATTATCTGGCCTCGTTGAATTAATTGCGTTCCTATTTCTTCAACATAAACTTCATGGAAAAGTAACATATAAAACATTTGCGATTAATGTTTTCATTCTTGCTTGGTTAATCCTTGGTCCACTAGTAGGCGCAATCATTGAGTTTGGGCCATTAGAAGCGGCACGGCAAAAATATCCTGCCTTTGAGGAATGGGGACTTGTCTCCCTTGGAAGATTTATTGAGCATGTTGACTTTTTATCCATCTATCAATGGATTACCGGTTCCTTCATTCGAATTACGTTCTTTTTATTTCTTGCAATAGAAGTTCTAGCATTAAAAGATGCTAGAAAAAGGAAATGGGTCATGCTTATTTATTCAGTGATCATCATTACTGGTAATTTAATTCCAACTAATGATATTGTGCTTCGTCATCTTATTGGGAGGGTTTTCATGCCAGTAACCTTTTATTTCCTCTTCGCTTTATCCATTCTTATCGGTTTGTTCGTCTTCATAAAAAATCGAACAAAAAGGAGGATGAATTATGTACAAGATCAAGAAAAAACAACCACTTAA
- a CDS encoding DUF1360 domain-containing protein, translating to MLLHEIGITVLLILGLAAFRLTRLIVFDKITEPMRRPFFNEVEEKDEGGNVTVYLVPKERGIRGWIGELLACYWCTGVWMSLLLFGLYMSKWPAGEFIILILAIAAIASILEVLVTKWLGD from the coding sequence ATGCTTTTGCATGAAATAGGGATTACAGTTCTTCTTATATTAGGGTTAGCAGCATTTCGATTAACGCGATTAATTGTGTTTGACAAAATCACAGAGCCTATGCGGCGCCCTTTCTTTAATGAAGTGGAGGAAAAAGATGAAGGAGGGAACGTTACCGTTTATTTAGTTCCTAAAGAGCGGGGAATTCGAGGCTGGATAGGTGAATTATTAGCTTGCTATTGGTGCACAGGTGTATGGATGAGCTTATTGTTATTTGGCTTGTATATGAGTAAGTGGCCGGCCGGGGAATTTATCATTTTAATTCTAGCCATAGCTGCCATTGCTTCAATTCTCGAAGTTCTTGTTACGAAATGGCTGGGTGATTGA
- a CDS encoding YhcN/YlaJ family sporulation lipoprotein: MKKIVMVWIAVLLMITGCANKEGGKKDDLVLMERTNPKPMDVIYGMDHDDYGKENPNEGLITDVKKTVAKHEEIYDVIVVKKDKDILVAYKVKHMKRFHMKKIEKKVKKQLKDKYPDFHFIVSSDYKIFLELFRLNEMLKAKDVPEKKAKKKYEEIISLHEELT, encoded by the coding sequence ATGAAGAAGATAGTCATGGTTTGGATAGCTGTTTTATTAATGATAACGGGATGTGCCAATAAGGAGGGAGGAAAGAAGGACGATTTAGTCTTAATGGAGCGAACAAATCCAAAGCCGATGGATGTTATTTATGGGATGGACCACGACGACTATGGGAAAGAAAATCCCAATGAAGGGCTAATTACCGATGTTAAGAAGACCGTAGCAAAGCATGAAGAAATCTATGATGTAATTGTTGTGAAAAAGGACAAAGACATTTTAGTAGCGTATAAAGTGAAGCATATGAAACGATTTCATATGAAAAAGATTGAAAAGAAAGTGAAAAAACAGTTAAAGGATAAGTATCCAGATTTTCATTTTATTGTGTCTAGTGACTATAAAATCTTCTTAGAATTATTTCGTTTAAATGAAATGTTGAAAGCGAAAGATGTTCCTGAGAAAAAAGCAAAGAAAAAATATGAAGAAATTATTAGCTTGCATGAGGAATTAACATAA
- the spoVAC gene encoding stage V sporulation protein AC, producing MSKDQTAKQEAYQQLQSKHELKRPVFKNCVKAFLVGGIFCIIGQAITYFYIYYFDFTEQTAGNPTVATMIFLSLLLTGFGVYDRIGQFGGAGSAVPVIGFGNAVISAAIEHRTEGFVLGVGGNMFKLAGSVILFGVFSAFVVALIKTIYLNIVGG from the coding sequence GTGTCAAAAGATCAAACAGCTAAACAGGAAGCCTATCAACAATTGCAAAGCAAGCATGAGCTGAAGCGGCCTGTTTTTAAAAACTGTGTGAAGGCGTTTCTAGTAGGTGGGATATTTTGTATAATTGGACAAGCGATTACGTATTTCTATATTTACTATTTTGATTTTACCGAGCAGACAGCTGGAAATCCTACTGTTGCTACGATGATCTTCCTTTCTCTTTTATTAACAGGATTTGGTGTATATGACCGTATTGGTCAATTTGGTGGTGCAGGCAGTGCTGTTCCGGTTATAGGATTTGGAAATGCTGTTATATCAGCTGCAATTGAGCATCGTACCGAGGGCTTTGTATTAGGCGTTGGGGGGAATATGTTTAAATTAGCGGGCTCCGTTATTTTATTTGGGGTTTTTTCAGCCTTTGTCGTTGCGCTTATTAAAACGATTTATCTAAATATAGTTGGAGGGTAA
- the spoVAD gene encoding stage V sporulation protein AD, producing MLIGKQSWAFQNKPVILETGVTGGPFESNGALPEDFDLLYDDLWMEQESYEKAHRLLMEKAVEIALQKGNVQKEDIQFFLAGDLTNQITPTSFAARTNAIPYFGLYGACSTSMEGLALASFIVNYGGAHYLLTGASSHNAAAERQFRYPTEYGGQKPPTAQWTITGAGVALVTRSEGLTGQFPYAVSATIGKVIDMGLKDPFNMGGAMAPAAVDTILAHFEDTGLTPDDYDLIVTGDLGEVGRETAYDLLQQRGCQMDKEKFQDCGLLIFKPDQPVLAGGSGAGCSAVVLYGHLLNEMKKGKYRKILVVATGALLSPLSVQQKDSIPCIAHAVAIEYGTVC from the coding sequence ATGCTAATTGGAAAGCAGTCATGGGCGTTTCAGAATAAACCCGTTATTCTTGAAACAGGCGTGACGGGGGGACCGTTTGAATCCAATGGTGCCCTTCCTGAAGATTTCGATCTTTTATATGATGATTTATGGATGGAGCAAGAGTCTTATGAGAAAGCACATCGGCTCTTAATGGAAAAGGCAGTCGAGATTGCTTTGCAAAAAGGAAACGTACAAAAAGAAGATATCCAATTCTTTCTTGCGGGTGATTTAACGAATCAAATTACACCGACAAGCTTTGCGGCAAGAACGAATGCGATTCCGTATTTCGGATTATATGGAGCTTGTTCAACGTCGATGGAAGGGCTGGCACTAGCATCGTTTATTGTTAATTATGGAGGAGCCCATTATCTATTAACAGGTGCATCCAGTCATAATGCAGCGGCTGAAAGGCAGTTTCGTTATCCGACTGAATATGGAGGGCAAAAGCCGCCAACAGCTCAATGGACGATTACAGGAGCGGGAGTTGCGCTTGTTACTCGTTCAGAGGGGCTTACCGGTCAGTTTCCCTATGCCGTATCAGCGACGATTGGAAAAGTCATCGACATGGGGTTGAAGGATCCCTTTAATATGGGGGGAGCAATGGCTCCAGCTGCTGTGGATACAATCTTGGCTCATTTTGAGGATACAGGTCTAACACCGGACGATTACGATTTAATTGTAACGGGAGATTTAGGGGAAGTAGGAAGAGAGACAGCTTATGACTTATTGCAGCAAAGAGGATGTCAGATGGATAAGGAAAAGTTTCAAGATTGTGGATTGCTTATTTTTAAGCCTGATCAGCCTGTGTTAGCCGGTGGAAGCGGTGCTGGCTGCTCTGCTGTTGTTTTATATGGTCATCTTTTGAATGAGATGAAAAAAGGCAAGTATCGGAAAATACTGGTTGTTGCTACGGGAGCGCTTTTATCGCCGCTGTCCGTTCAGCAAAAAGATAGCATTCCGTGCATTGCGCATGCAGTCGCCATTGAATATGGAACAGTTTGTTAA
- the spoVAE gene encoding stage V sporulation protein AE produces the protein MLAMFFWAFVVGGLICVIGQLLFDVAKLTPAHTLSLFVVIGAILDGVGLYEPFIDFAGAGATIPITSFGNSLVHGALQEAEQHGLIGVLTGMFEVTSSGISAAIVFGFIGALLFRPKG, from the coding sequence ATGCTAGCAATGTTTTTTTGGGCATTTGTTGTTGGTGGACTTATTTGTGTTATTGGGCAATTGCTTTTTGATGTAGCCAAGTTAACGCCTGCCCATACTTTAAGTTTGTTCGTTGTTATCGGGGCTATATTAGATGGAGTCGGTTTATATGAACCATTCATTGATTTTGCCGGAGCTGGTGCAACGATTCCGATTACCTCGTTCGGTAACTCTCTCGTACATGGAGCGCTGCAAGAGGCGGAGCAGCATGGGCTTATCGGCGTATTAACAGGTATGTTTGAAGTAACAAGTTCAGGAATCTCAGCGGCCATTGTTTTTGGTTTTATTGGCGCATTATTGTTTAGACCAAAAGGGTGA
- a CDS encoding YjcZ family sporulation protein: MFGYGFGGAGYGCQGYGYGGFSGGSTFVLIVVLFILLIIVGASFC; encoded by the coding sequence ATGTTCGGTTACGGTTTTGGCGGTGCTGGATATGGATGCCAAGGTTATGGATATGGCGGCTTCAGCGGGGGCTCTACATTTGTTTTAATCGTTGTGTTGTTTATCCTTTTAATCATTGTTGGTGCATCATTTTGTTAA
- a CDS encoding stage VI sporulation protein F: MDQNLFKNIESKTGVNMKDIFELASSLQGANFKDEATVRNVIKRVSQIANKPVNQEMEDKIVQSIIADGKQLDFSTISQMINKK; this comes from the coding sequence ATGGATCAAAATCTCTTTAAGAACATTGAAAGCAAAACGGGTGTGAACATGAAGGATATCTTTGAATTAGCCAGCTCTCTTCAAGGTGCAAATTTTAAGGATGAAGCAACGGTACGAAATGTCATTAAACGTGTTTCTCAAATAGCGAATAAACCGGTTAATCAAGAAATGGAAGACAAAATTGTTCAATCTATTATCGCAGACGGAAAACAACTGGATTTCAGCACGATTTCGCAAATGATTAATAAAAAATAA